Genomic segment of Corynebacterium appendicis CIP 107643:
GTTGCCCAAAAGCTGCGCCAGCTGAACGATGACCACGATGGTGATCACAGCGACCCAGGTGACTTCCGGCTGGTATGCGCGGTAGCCGTAGACGATGGCGAAGTCGCCTAGACCGCCGCCGCCGATGTAGCCCGCCATGGCGGACATGTCGATCACGGCGATGAAGATGAAGGTGAAGCCGAGAATCAGCGGGCCGAGCGCTTCCGGGATGATCACGGTACGGATGATGCGCCACGGGCCGGCGCCCATTGCGCGGGCCGCCTCGATCACGCCCGGGTCGATGGCCACCAGGTTCTGCTCCACGATGCGGGCCACGGTGAAGGTGGCTGTCACGCACATCACGAAGGTGGCGGCCTCGCGGCCGATCGTGGTGCCCACCACCGCCAGGGTGACGGCGTAGAGCATGGCGATCATGATGATGAACGGGATCGGCCTGAAGAAGTTCACCAGGATGTTGAGAATCCAGTAGACGACCTTGTTCTGCAGCACTCCGCCCTGGCGGGTGGTGTACAGGAACAGGCCGATGATCAGGCCGAAGAAGCCGCCCACGATCATGGTGATGATCACCATGAACAGTGTGTCGCTGATGGCGTCGAGGTAGGTGGGGCCGAGACGGTCCCAGTCGACCTCGCCGGCGGCGAGAAGCAGTTGGTTCGTGGCAGTCATTAGTGAGCCTCCCCGTTCGTTGCTGCGCCTAGGGCCGTGGATCCGGCAGCTGCGCTGCCGGAGGTGATCTCATTGATCGTGGTGGTCTGGCGCAGAGTGGAGTAGAAGTCCTCGATGACTTCCTGGTTGCCGGTCAGACGGACGGTCATCTTGCCGAAGGAGTGGTCCTGCAGTGTGGTCACGGAACCGTGGACCACATCGAGGCTCACACCGCGCTCCTGCAGCTTCGCGGCTGCGGAGAAGAAGCCGGATTCGGCAGTCAGATCGACCGTGAATAGGCGGCCTTCCTTGTCCATGAGCTCGCGCTCTTCGGCTTCCGACGGGGTGTTGCGCAGGCTGGTGGACACAAATCGCTGCGCCACTTGGGTCTGCGGGTCGGAGAAGACTTGGTAGACCGAGCCGTGCTCGACGACCTTGCCGTTCTCCATCACGGCGACCTTGTCGGCGATGGCGCGGATGACATCCATCTCGTGGGTGATCACCACGATCGTGATGCCGGTGCGCTCGTTAACTTCCTTGAGCAGAGCCAGGACTTCCTGGGTGGTCTCGGGGTCGAGGGCGGAGGTGGCTTCGTCGGCAAGCAGCAGCGAGGGGCTCGTGGCGAGCGCGCGGGCGATGCCGACGCGCTGCTTCTGGCCGCCTGAGAGCTGTTCCGGGTAGTTCGTGCCGCGCTCGGCGAGGCCGACGAATTCGAGCAATTCGGCGACGCGGGCCTTGCGGTCGGCGGCGCTCATCTCGGTCATCTTCAGCGGGTACTCAATATTGCCCGCCGCGTTGAGCGACGAGAACAGGTTGAACTGCTGGAAGATCATGCCGATATTGCGGCGGGCCTCGCGCATCTGCTTGGCCGGCATGCCGACGATGTCGGTGCCGTCCAGCAGGATCTGGCCCGAGGTAGGGGTGTCCAGCCCGTTGATCATGCGCACGAGCGTGGACTTGCCGGCACCCGAGTAACCGATCACGCCCAGAATCTCGCCCGGTTCAACGGTGAGATTGACGTTGTCCAACGCGACGACGTCGGGGCCCTTCCTTCCGGACCGGAACACCTTGTTCACGTCCCGGAATTCGATCCGGGTGCCGGCTTTAGCGGCCATTACTTCGATTCCTCCACGAGGCGGTCGAGGATCTCGTTCAGCTCGTCCTTGGACTTCTGGACCTGGACGGCGGTGCCGTTGGAGTCCTCGTTCAGAGCGTCGGTGACCTCAGGGGTCTGCCAGATCTCGACGAGCTTCTCGTAGGTCGGGTTGTCGATGTCCTCGGCGCGGACAGCGAAGATGTTGATGTACGGCTCAGCCAGCTCGGAGTTCGGGTCGTCGGAAGCGACAGCGGTGGACGCGTCGATGCCGGCGCGGGAGAGCCAGTTGTTGTTGATGATCGCCGGGTCGCCCTGGTTGTAGGCAGTCGGGGTCTGGGATGCGTCGACCGGGGTGATTTCGACCTTGGAGCCTTCCTCGTCGATGTCTGCCGGGGTCGGGTTCAGCTCGTCGGCGCCCTCCTTGACCTTGACCAGGCCAGCCTGGACGAGAACGTTGATGGCGCGGCCCTGGTTGGACGGGTCGTTCGGGATGGCGATCTTCTCGCCTTCGATGCCGTCGAGGGAGTCATGGTCCTTCCAGAACAGGCCGAGAGTGTTGATCTCGGCGGAGCCGACGATGCGCAGGTCCTCGCCGGAGGATGCCTCGTACTGGGCCAGGTAGAGGATGTGCTGGAACTTGTTGAGGTCGATCTGGCCCTCGGCCAGCGCCGGGTTCACCGGGGTGTACTCAGTGAAGGGGACGAGCTCGAGGTCGATGCCCTCTTCCTTCGCCTTGTCCACGAACACAGACCAAGCTTTCTGGTCGGAGTCGGTGGTGCCGATGCGGATGACCTTGTCGTCCCCGCCCTCGCCTGCGGTGTTGTCGGCGGAATCGGAGCACGCAACCAGTCCGGTAGCCGCCAGGATGGAGGCTGCTGCGGTTGCGATAACACGGTTGAGGCGCATGTCGCTTCCTGCTCTTTCTTTGTTCGTCGGGAAATGAATGTGAAAAGAATGTAACACCGTGTGTACCGCTTAGTCTAGTTTGGGTTCGCCCCAATGAAACGGTGATTGGAACACAGTTTCGAGCGGAGCTATTGTTGTGGCGTGGATTTCCGTGGTGGCGAAGGCTTGTCCTGGTCGCGGCTGGAGCGCGTACTCTCCGGCCGCCCCGGCCCCGTGCCCGTCCCCGTCGACCACACCCGCGAACCGGCCCGCGAGCGCATTCCGCTGGGCCGGCCGACCGTGCCGTTCGCCGAACTCCACGCCGTATCCACGTATAGCTTTCTGTCGGACGCCGGTGGTGCGAGTGAACCGGAAGAACTCGTCGCACGCGCGCGAGAACTCGGCCTTTCCGCTCTCGGAGTGCTGGACAGGGATGGTTTTTACGGCGCGGTCAAATTCGCCGAAGCGGCCGCCGAAGCTGATATGCCCACCGTCTTCGGCGCGGAGCTTTCGCTTATCGACGCCCCGCCCCTTCCTCTCATCGCCCGCGGCCCCGAGGGGTACCGCCGCTTGTCCCGGCTCATGGCCCGTGCACACATGGCGGGAGGGGAGAAGGGCGTGCTGTGCTACCCGCCGCTGCACGAAATTGCCGCGGAATTGGACGGCACCTGCATTGCCCTTGCTGGGTGGCGCTGGGCTGACCGCATCGATGATCTGATCGAATTCTTTGGACTAGACCGAGCGGTCAGGGAATTCGAGATTTCCATGCTCCCGGAAGACGCTGACCGCCACGCCGCTCTGCGCGCCCATCCCGAGATCCCGGCCATCATTACTGCTGCTCCCGGTGCGGCCACACGGGAGCGGGCGAGGTTGGCGGGGGCGAAGAGGGCATTGGGGCGTCGTCAAGCGATTGCTTCTTCGTACCGCGACGTGCACCCGATGGGCGCGAACTGGCTGCGCTCCGGCGAGCAGCTCCTGGCCATGGCCCCCGACTGCGCCGATGCCCTCGAATTCACCGTTGAACTGGCGGAACAATGCGCTTTCACCCTCGACCTCGTCGTGCCGCAGTTGCCGCGGTTTCCCACCCCCGACGGCCACGACGAGATGAGCTGGTTGCGGAAACTCGTGGAAGAGCGCGGCCGCGAACGCTACGCCTCCCGCCCTGACGACGTGCGCGAACGCGCCCGCGCGCAGATCGCCCACGAGCTCCGCATCATCGAGCAACTCGGCTTTCCCGGTTATTTCCTGATCGTCGACGACCTCGTCTCGTTTTGCCGCGAGTCCAATATTTTGTGCCAAGGCCGCGGATCCGCCGCGAATTCCGCCGTGTGTTTCGCGCTCGGGATCACGAATGTCGACCCGATTTCCGCTGGTCTCCTCTTCGAGCGCTTCCTGTCGCCGGACCGCGACGGCCCACCCGACATCGACATCGACATTGAATCCGGCCGCCGCGAAGAAGTCATCCAGTACGCGTACGCGACCTACGGCCGCGAGAATGCCGCGCAGGTGGCGAACGTGATCACCTACCGCACCAAAGGTGCCGTCCGCGACGCCGCCCGCGCGCTCGGCTACCCGCAAGGTGCTGCCGACGCGTGGTCCAAAGGCATCGCCTCTCCTCCAGAGCGCGTCGTGACCTTGGCCGCGCAACTCAAGGGTCAACCCCGCCACCTGGGTATCCACTCCGGCGGCATGGTGATCTGCGACCGGCCCATTGCCGATGTCGTGCCCACCGAATGGGCGCGCATGGAAGGACGGTCCGTTGTGCAGTGGGACAAGGATGATTGCGCCGCTGCCGGCCTGGTCAAATTCGACCTGCTCGGCCTCGGCATGCTCGAAGCGTTGCACCACATGATCGACCTCGTGCGCGAGACCACCGGGCGCGAGGTCCACCTGTGGGAGCTCGATCTCGCCGACCCGAGCGTGTACGAGATGCTCTGCCGCGCCGACGCCGTCGGCGTGTTCCAGGTCGAGTCCCGCGCGCAGATGAACACTCTGCCGCGCTTGAAGCCGCGCCGGTTCTTCGACCTCGTCGTCGAGGTCGCCCTGATCAGGCCCGGCCCGATCCAGGGCGGGTCCGTGCACCCGTATCTGCGCCGGCGCGACGGGCTCGAGCCTGTCGACTACGAGCATCCCGTGCTCGAACGCTCCCTGGGCAAGACCCTCGGCATCCCCCTGTTTCAGGAGCAACTCATGCAGATCGCCGTCGATGCCGCCGGCTTCACCGGCGCTGAGGCTGACTCTCTGCGCCGCGCCATGGGCTCCAAACGCTCGCCCGCGAAAATGGCGGCGCTGCGCCAGCGATTCTTCGATGGCTGTTGGGCCACGAACCGGATCGACGACGCCACGGCCGACCGGTTATGGCAGAAGATCGTGGCGTTCGCCGCCTACGGCTTCCCCGAATCCCACTCGCAGTCTTTTGCCTCGCTGGTGTATTTCTCCGCCTGGTTCAAGCGCTACTACCCGGCCGAATTCTGCGTCGGCCTGCTGCGCGCCCAGCCGATGGGCTTCTACTCCCCGCAGTCCCTGATCCAGGACGCCCGCCGCCACGGCATCACCGTCCTGCCTGTCGACGTGAACGCCTCGGGCGTTGAAGCTCGATGCATCGACTCCGGCACCATCCGTGTCGGGCTGAACCTGATCAAAGGGCTGGGGGCGAAAGCTGCTGAAAGGATTGAAACGGCCCAGGCTAGTGCCACTTTCACCGGCATTCCGGACCTGTCCCGCCGTGCTGATTTATCTGTCGAGCACGTCGAAGCCCTCGCCCGAGCTGGGGCTTTAGATTGTTTTGGTGTGGACCGCCGTCAGGCCCTCTGGCAGGCCGGCGTCGCCGCCACCGAACGCGACGGTATGCTGCCGGGCCTCTCAGCTATCGGCGCCCCCGCGCTGCCCGGCATGAACTCTTTCGAACTCATGGCCGCCGACATCGCCGCCACCGGTGTGACCCCGGGGTTCATGCCGATGGAGAAGCTGCGCGGGGCCCTCCGCCGCGCCAACGTCGTGACCGCCGCCGACCTGAAACGCGTCCCCGACGGCACCCGCATCCGCGTCGCCGGCGTGGTCACTCACCGCCAAGCCCCGCGCACCGCCGCCGGCGTCACCTTCCTCGGCATGGAGGACGAGACCGGCCTGACCAACATCATCATTCCCAAAGGCCTCTGGAACCGGCAGAAGATTCTCGCCCGC
This window contains:
- a CDS encoding methionine ABC transporter permease encodes the protein MTATNQLLLAAGEVDWDRLGPTYLDAISDTLFMVIITMIVGGFFGLIIGLFLYTTRQGGVLQNKVVYWILNILVNFFRPIPFIIMIAMLYAVTLAVVGTTIGREAATFVMCVTATFTVARIVEQNLVAIDPGVIEAARAMGAGPWRIIRTVIIPEALGPLILGFTFIFIAVIDMSAMAGYIGGGGLGDFAIVYGYRAYQPEVTWVAVITIVVIVQLAQLLGNYLSRKVMRR
- a CDS encoding methionine ABC transporter ATP-binding protein, producing MAAKAGTRIEFRDVNKVFRSGRKGPDVVALDNVNLTVEPGEILGVIGYSGAGKSTLVRMINGLDTPTSGQILLDGTDIVGMPAKQMREARRNIGMIFQQFNLFSSLNAAGNIEYPLKMTEMSAADRKARVAELLEFVGLAERGTNYPEQLSGGQKQRVGIARALATSPSLLLADEATSALDPETTQEVLALLKEVNERTGITIVVITHEMDVIRAIADKVAVMENGKVVEHGSVYQVFSDPQTQVAQRFVSTSLRNTPSEAEERELMDKEGRLFTVDLTAESGFFSAAAKLQERGVSLDVVHGSVTTLQDHSFGKMTVRLTGNQEVIEDFYSTLRQTTTINEITSGSAAAGSTALGAATNGEAH
- a CDS encoding MetQ/NlpA family ABC transporter substrate-binding protein, coding for MRLNRVIATAAASILAATGLVACSDSADNTAGEGGDDKVIRIGTTDSDQKAWSVFVDKAKEEGIDLELVPFTEYTPVNPALAEGQIDLNKFQHILYLAQYEASSGEDLRIVGSAEINTLGLFWKDHDSLDGIEGEKIAIPNDPSNQGRAINVLVQAGLVKVKEGADELNPTPADIDEEGSKVEITPVDASQTPTAYNQGDPAIINNNWLSRAGIDASTAVASDDPNSELAEPYINIFAVRAEDIDNPTYEKLVEIWQTPEVTDALNEDSNGTAVQVQKSKDELNEILDRLVEESK
- a CDS encoding error-prone DNA polymerase, which codes for MDFRGGEGLSWSRLERVLSGRPGPVPVPVDHTREPARERIPLGRPTVPFAELHAVSTYSFLSDAGGASEPEELVARARELGLSALGVLDRDGFYGAVKFAEAAAEADMPTVFGAELSLIDAPPLPLIARGPEGYRRLSRLMARAHMAGGEKGVLCYPPLHEIAAELDGTCIALAGWRWADRIDDLIEFFGLDRAVREFEISMLPEDADRHAALRAHPEIPAIITAAPGAATRERARLAGAKRALGRRQAIASSYRDVHPMGANWLRSGEQLLAMAPDCADALEFTVELAEQCAFTLDLVVPQLPRFPTPDGHDEMSWLRKLVEERGRERYASRPDDVRERARAQIAHELRIIEQLGFPGYFLIVDDLVSFCRESNILCQGRGSAANSAVCFALGITNVDPISAGLLFERFLSPDRDGPPDIDIDIESGRREEVIQYAYATYGRENAAQVANVITYRTKGAVRDAARALGYPQGAADAWSKGIASPPERVVTLAAQLKGQPRHLGIHSGGMVICDRPIADVVPTEWARMEGRSVVQWDKDDCAAAGLVKFDLLGLGMLEALHHMIDLVRETTGREVHLWELDLADPSVYEMLCRADAVGVFQVESRAQMNTLPRLKPRRFFDLVVEVALIRPGPIQGGSVHPYLRRRDGLEPVDYEHPVLERSLGKTLGIPLFQEQLMQIAVDAAGFTGAEADSLRRAMGSKRSPAKMAALRQRFFDGCWATNRIDDATADRLWQKIVAFAAYGFPESHSQSFASLVYFSAWFKRYYPAEFCVGLLRAQPMGFYSPQSLIQDARRHGITVLPVDVNASGVEARCIDSGTIRVGLNLIKGLGAKAAERIETAQASATFTGIPDLSRRADLSVEHVEALARAGALDCFGVDRRQALWQAGVAATERDGMLPGLSAIGAPALPGMNSFELMAADIAATGVTPGFMPMEKLRGALRRANVVTAADLKRVPDGTRIRVAGVVTHRQAPRTAAGVTFLGMEDETGLTNIIIPKGLWNRQKILARTAKALIVRGIVQNASGAVSVLADKLEPLEMGEWLSRGSRDFR